The Pseudophaeobacter arcticus DSM 23566 genome includes a region encoding these proteins:
- a CDS encoding ABC transporter substrate-binding protein, producing the protein MKSFLTAAALACVSTASFADTLTLYTSQPNADAQKTVDAFMAANPGTEVAWVRDGTTKLMARLRAEIEAGNPQPDVLLIADTVTLEGMAQEGLLAAYQSPEATAYDPALYSAAGFYHSTKLITTGIVYNTGVETAPTSWADLNDAALKGQIAMPSPLYSGAALIHLATLTGDKDLGWDYYSDLAANEARAKGGNGGTFKAVAAGEKPYGMVVDFLAIRNQAKGSPVEFVFPKEGVSYVTEPVAILSSAKNTDAAQRFVDFVLSQKGQDLVLEMGYIPARNDMGVPAGFPARADIKLMDFDPVVALQNAEANKAKFAEIFGAN; encoded by the coding sequence ATGAAGAGCTTTCTGACTGCCGCCGCCCTTGCCTGTGTGTCCACGGCCAGCTTTGCGGATACCCTGACGCTGTATACCTCGCAGCCCAATGCCGATGCACAAAAGACCGTTGATGCCTTTATGGCTGCCAACCCCGGCACCGAGGTTGCCTGGGTGCGCGATGGCACCACCAAGCTGATGGCCCGTCTGCGTGCCGAAATCGAAGCCGGAAATCCGCAGCCCGACGTTTTGCTTATTGCCGATACCGTGACCCTGGAAGGCATGGCGCAGGAGGGTCTGCTGGCCGCCTATCAGTCGCCCGAAGCCACAGCCTATGACCCGGCGCTGTATAGCGCGGCAGGGTTCTACCACTCGACCAAATTGATCACCACAGGCATCGTGTACAACACCGGTGTTGAGACGGCGCCAACCTCCTGGGCCGATCTGAACGATGCGGCGCTGAAGGGGCAGATCGCCATGCCATCGCCGCTGTATTCCGGTGCCGCGCTGATTCACCTGGCAACCCTGACGGGCGACAAGGACCTGGGCTGGGACTACTACAGCGATCTGGCCGCAAATGAGGCCCGCGCCAAAGGTGGCAATGGCGGCACCTTCAAGGCCGTTGCCGCAGGCGAAAAGCCCTACGGTATGGTTGTTGATTTCCTCGCCATCCGCAACCAGGCCAAGGGCTCACCGGTGGAATTTGTCTTCCCAAAAGAGGGCGTTTCTTATGTGACCGAGCCAGTGGCCATCCTGTCTTCGGCCAAAAATACCGATGCGGCCCAACGCTTTGTTGATTTTGTGCTGAGCCAAAAGGGCCAGGATCTGGTTCTTGAGATGGGATATATCCCCGCGCGCAATGACATGGGCGTGCCTGCCGGCTTCCCGGCCCGTGCCGATATCAAGCTGATGGATTTTGACCCGGTGGTTGCCTTGCAAAATGCCGAGGCCAACAAGGCCAAATTTGCTGAGATCTTTGGGGCCAACTAA
- a CDS encoding DeoR/GlpR family DNA-binding transcription regulator, with the protein MKRSDLDIRRDQIVALLAENGSLSAQELCQRLKVSVQTIRADLRDLDEASLVQRRNGVARLRQQAENIGYLPRLTVSHSEKHHIAQAVQHLVTNGARVALGTGTTVAQCALLLATRQGLFVATNSIHAVMALQNAPGAQVEMAGGSVRLRDLDVISPASIAFFARYRMEQAIFSCGGVSQSGEVLDYNTEEVTARQAIADCAKQKILVVDSAKFDRDLPCQMQNLWDYDVVVTGAKLAPKLRNKCATSGCRIIQVSLPD; encoded by the coding sequence ATGAAGCGCAGTGACTTGGACATTCGACGCGACCAGATTGTCGCCTTGCTGGCAGAAAACGGCAGCCTGTCAGCCCAGGAGCTGTGCCAGCGCCTGAAGGTTTCCGTGCAGACGATCCGCGCCGATCTGCGCGATCTGGACGAGGCTTCACTGGTGCAACGTCGCAATGGCGTCGCCCGATTGCGGCAGCAGGCGGAAAACATCGGTTATCTGCCGCGCCTCACGGTCTCCCATAGCGAGAAACACCACATAGCACAGGCGGTTCAGCATCTGGTCACCAATGGCGCCAGGGTGGCGCTGGGAACAGGAACCACCGTCGCACAATGCGCCCTGCTGCTGGCAACCCGGCAGGGCCTCTTTGTTGCCACCAATTCCATTCACGCGGTCATGGCGCTGCAAAATGCGCCAGGGGCACAGGTCGAAATGGCGGGCGGCTCTGTGCGGTTGCGGGATTTGGACGTGATCAGCCCGGCCAGCATCGCGTTTTTTGCCCGTTACCGCATGGAGCAGGCCATCTTTAGCTGTGGAGGGGTCTCGCAGAGCGGTGAAGTTCTGGATTACAACACCGAAGAAGTCACCGCCCGTCAGGCCATTGCCGACTGCGCCAAACAAAAGATCCTGGTGGTGGACAGCGCCAAGTTCGACCGCGACCTGCCCTGCCAGATGCAAAACCTCTGGGACTATGATGTGGTGGTGACAGGGGCCAAGCTAGCGCCAAAACTGCGCAATAAATGCGCCACATCGGGGTGCAGGATTATCCAGGTTTCACTCCCGGATTAG
- the efp gene encoding elongation factor P, with amino-acid sequence MPKINGNEIRPGNVLEHNGGLWAAVKVDHVKPGKGGAFAQVELRNLRNGSKLNERFRSADKVERVRLEQKDQQFLYESDGMLVFMDTETYEQIELSAELLGDRRPFLQDGMTIVMEFYEEEALNATLPQKVTCKIVETEPVVKGQTAANSFKPAVLENGVKVMVPPFVGQDEMIVVNTETMEYSERA; translated from the coding sequence ATGCCCAAGATCAATGGTAACGAGATCCGCCCAGGCAATGTTCTGGAGCACAACGGTGGTCTTTGGGCCGCAGTCAAGGTCGATCACGTAAAGCCTGGCAAAGGGGGCGCTTTTGCCCAAGTCGAGCTGCGCAACCTGCGCAATGGCTCAAAACTGAACGAACGCTTCCGCAGCGCCGACAAGGTTGAGCGCGTGCGCCTGGAGCAAAAAGACCAGCAGTTTCTCTATGAGAGCGACGGCATGCTGGTGTTCATGGATACCGAAACCTATGAGCAGATCGAATTGTCTGCCGAGCTGCTGGGCGACCGTCGTCCCTTCTTGCAGGACGGTATGACAATTGTGATGGAGTTCTACGAAGAAGAAGCCCTGAACGCGACATTGCCACAAAAAGTGACCTGCAAAATTGTCGAGACCGAGCCGGTGGTAAAGGGGCAGACCGCTGCCAACTCCTTTAAGCCTGCGGTGCTTGAGAATGGGGTCAAGGTCATGGTGCCGCCGTTTGTTGGCCAAGACGAGATGATCGTGGTCAATACCGAAACCATGGAATACTCCGAACGCGCCTGA
- a CDS encoding DUF6280 family protein, with protein MRDFVDGTAYNNEQGNRARKLFAAVVLAALDDAIADDKKYGNGPEQIARWARSRDGREVLSCAGIDPNERVVGGLMDFVGRGVRTSVALSREESERRNAAQAEAA; from the coding sequence ATGCGAGATTTCGTTGACGGCACTGCATACAATAATGAACAGGGCAACCGAGCACGCAAGCTCTTTGCTGCTGTTGTATTGGCTGCGTTGGATGATGCCATTGCCGATGATAAAAAATATGGCAACGGCCCCGAACAGATCGCCCGCTGGGCGCGCTCACGCGATGGTCGCGAAGTGCTCAGCTGCGCTGGCATCGACCCCAATGAGCGGGTTGTCGGTGGATTGATGGATTTTGTTGGTCGGGGTGTACGCACCTCTGTTGCCCTGTCGCGCGAAGAAAGCGAACGGCGCAACGCAGCACAGGCCGAAGCCGCCTGA
- a CDS encoding cobyric acid synthase translates to MTARALMIQGTGSNVGKSLLVAGLARAFVRRGLKVAPFKSQNMSNNAAVTPEGGEIGRAQALQARAAGLAPHVDMNPVLLKPETDTGAQLIVQGKRRGTQSAGSFMRDKTGLLEAALESYHRLAAGVDLVLIEGAGSPAETNLRRGDIANMGFACAVQAPVVLVGDIHRGGVIAQIVGTQAVLDPTDLERIVGFAVNRFRGDVSLFDTGRDDIARRTDWPSLGVIPWFWEAWKLPAEDMMDIASRRGGACKVVVPQLERMANFDDLDPLAAEPEVTVEIVPPGRALPGDADLVLIPGSKSTIGDLAYLRAQGWDIDILAHHRRGGHVLGLCGGYQMLGKTIDDPLGVEGAPGKVAGLGLLDVHTVMSDDKRVTLTEATSLEGGLPVQGYEIHMGRTTGADCKRGWLQIADRVEGAASADGRVLGSYLHGLFSADGFRGHYLSRLGYDSSTQYEDSVEETLDALADHLEQHMDLDHLLSLATEVPAR, encoded by the coding sequence ATGACGGCACGCGCACTGATGATCCAGGGCACCGGCAGCAATGTCGGGAAATCTCTCCTTGTTGCCGGGCTGGCGCGGGCCTTTGTGCGCCGTGGCCTGAAAGTGGCACCGTTCAAATCCCAGAACATGTCCAACAATGCGGCCGTCACCCCTGAGGGCGGCGAAATCGGCCGCGCCCAGGCACTGCAGGCGCGGGCCGCCGGACTGGCGCCCCATGTGGATATGAACCCGGTGCTGCTCAAACCCGAGACCGACACCGGCGCACAGCTTATCGTCCAGGGCAAACGGCGTGGCACCCAGTCGGCCGGCTCTTTCATGCGCGACAAAACCGGGCTGCTGGAGGCGGCGCTGGAGAGCTATCACCGTCTGGCTGCGGGTGTTGATCTGGTGCTGATCGAGGGTGCGGGCTCACCAGCCGAAACCAACCTGCGCCGGGGCGATATCGCCAATATGGGCTTTGCCTGCGCGGTACAGGCGCCTGTTGTTCTGGTCGGGGATATTCACCGTGGCGGCGTCATTGCCCAGATTGTCGGCACCCAGGCTGTGCTTGACCCAACGGACCTGGAGCGCATTGTCGGCTTTGCCGTGAACCGGTTTCGCGGTGATGTCAGCCTGTTTGATACAGGCCGCGATGATATTGCCCGGCGCACCGACTGGCCCTCGCTGGGGGTGATTCCGTGGTTCTGGGAGGCCTGGAAACTGCCTGCCGAAGACATGATGGATATCGCTTCGCGCCGGGGTGGCGCCTGCAAGGTGGTTGTGCCGCAACTGGAGCGCATGGCCAATTTTGACGATCTTGACCCGCTGGCAGCTGAACCCGAGGTCACGGTTGAGATCGTGCCCCCAGGGCGGGCTCTGCCAGGGGATGCGGATCTGGTACTGATCCCAGGCAGCAAATCCACCATTGGCGACCTTGCCTACCTGCGCGCTCAGGGCTGGGATATCGACATTCTGGCCCATCACCGGCGCGGCGGCCATGTGCTGGGTCTATGCGGCGGCTATCAGATGCTGGGCAAGACCATCGACGACCCTCTGGGGGTTGAGGGGGCTCCGGGCAAGGTGGCTGGCCTGGGCCTGCTTGATGTTCACACCGTCATGTCAGACGACAAACGCGTCACCCTGACAGAGGCCACCAGCCTGGAAGGCGGATTGCCCGTGCAGGGCTATGAAATCCACATGGGGCGCACCACCGGTGCCGATTGCAAACGGGGCTGGCTGCAGATTGCCGATCGGGTTGAGGGCGCCGCCTCAGCGGATGGGCGGGTGCTGGGCTCCTATCTGCATGGGTTGTTCAGCGCCGATGGGTTTCGGGGGCACTACCTGTCCCGGCTTGGCTATGACAGCTCCACCCAATATGAAGACAGCGTCGAAGAAACGCTGGATGCCCTGGCCGACCATCTGGAGCAGCATATGGACCTGGATCATCTGCTCTCGCTGGCGACAGAGGTGCCTGCCCGATAG
- a CDS encoding TolC family outer membrane protein produces MLKKNSASLLKTFVFVGSVALAFTLPKPASADNLSDALIGAYKSSGLLEQNRALLRVQDENVAAAVAGLRPIINWTITAATQNTHNVNGPTASSSADRLSTGLALELLLYDGGATRLKQLAAQQTVLATRQSLLNVEQQVLFGAVQAYVNVLSQQETVRLQGNNLRLLQEELKASQDRFEVGEVTRTDVALAQSRLASARATLIQSRGDLLTAQASYVEAVGHPIGTTAGQPPLPKRVASLQAAESIAVRNHPILLGQQHTVKAADFATDAARKGLGPNVKFGAEISATTSLSNNFESDSTGASITYTQPIYAGGRLASSVRSAIASADAARGQLLSTQRAVAQDVSEAYVTLEAASASLVSSSESVRAAQVAFDGIREEATLGARTTLDVLQAEQDLLNALTARVRARASQATAAYALLQAQGLLTAEHLGLAVEIYDPTLYYNLVKGAPAQVSRQSRDLDRVLRALGRN; encoded by the coding sequence ATGTTGAAGAAGAATTCGGCAAGTTTGTTAAAGACGTTTGTATTTGTAGGCTCTGTTGCGCTTGCTTTTACGCTGCCAAAACCCGCGAGTGCGGACAACCTGTCTGACGCGCTGATTGGCGCCTACAAGAGCAGCGGATTGCTGGAACAGAACCGGGCCTTGTTGCGGGTTCAGGATGAAAACGTAGCAGCGGCGGTTGCCGGGCTGCGGCCTATTATCAACTGGACCATTACGGCAGCCACGCAGAATACGCATAATGTGAACGGTCCGACAGCCTCATCAAGTGCGGACCGCTTGAGCACCGGCTTGGCCCTGGAATTGTTGTTGTATGATGGTGGGGCAACCCGGCTAAAGCAACTTGCCGCCCAGCAAACCGTTCTGGCGACGCGCCAAAGCCTGCTGAATGTTGAGCAGCAGGTGTTGTTTGGTGCGGTGCAGGCCTATGTCAATGTCTTGTCGCAGCAAGAGACGGTGCGTCTGCAAGGCAACAACCTGCGCCTGTTGCAAGAAGAGCTGAAGGCCTCGCAGGACAGATTTGAAGTCGGCGAAGTGACCCGCACCGATGTCGCCCTGGCGCAGAGCCGTCTTGCCTCGGCGCGGGCCACTCTGATTCAAAGTCGCGGCGATCTGCTGACGGCGCAGGCCTCCTATGTGGAGGCCGTTGGCCATCCCATTGGAACAACTGCTGGTCAACCTCCCTTGCCCAAGCGGGTTGCGTCTTTGCAGGCCGCCGAGTCCATTGCTGTGCGCAATCACCCCATTCTTCTGGGGCAGCAGCATACGGTTAAGGCTGCTGATTTTGCCACGGATGCGGCGCGAAAAGGTCTGGGGCCAAATGTGAAATTCGGCGCGGAAATTAGTGCCACCACCAGCCTGAGCAATAATTTTGAATCCGACAGCACTGGCGCCAGCATCACCTACACCCAGCCGATCTATGCTGGTGGCCGTCTTGCTTCATCGGTGCGGTCTGCCATTGCTTCCGCTGATGCTGCGCGGGGGCAGTTACTCTCGACGCAGCGTGCGGTGGCTCAGGATGTTTCTGAGGCCTATGTGACACTGGAAGCTGCATCTGCCAGCCTTGTGTCCTCTAGTGAGAGCGTGCGGGCGGCGCAGGTTGCCTTTGACGGGATCCGTGAAGAGGCCACATTGGGCGCGCGCACCACGCTGGACGTGTTGCAGGCGGAACAGGATCTGCTGAATGCGCTGACCGCGCGGGTGCGGGCACGGGCGAGCCAGGCCACTGCGGCCTATGCCCTGCTGCAAGCTCAGGGGCTTTTGACTGCAGAACATCTGGGGCTGGCCGTCGAGATTTATGATCCAACCCTGTATTACAATCTGGTCAAAGGCGCGCCAGCGCAGGTCAGTCGCCAGAGCCGGGACCTCGACCGGGTGCTGCGGGCCTTGGGCAGGAACTGA
- a CDS encoding protein-L-isoaspartate O-methyltransferase family protein translates to MTDFAERRRMMVDTQVRPSDVTKYPIIEALLSVAREDFVPVAQREGAYADRNMDLGGHRTLIEVRTLAKMLDALDIQRNELVLDVGCGLGYSTAVAAQMAEMVIGVEADETMFAEAQAQLSEAGADNAIVHLGPLAEGAAEHGPYDVIMVQGGVEELPATLLEQLKDGGRIAVIFMSGALGEVKVGYKQGGQISWRFEFNAGAEIMPGFDRAAAFSL, encoded by the coding sequence ATGACTGACTTTGCCGAACGTCGCCGCATGATGGTTGACACACAGGTCCGTCCTTCGGACGTGACCAAATACCCGATCATCGAAGCTCTGCTTTCTGTTGCGCGTGAGGATTTTGTCCCCGTCGCGCAGCGTGAAGGGGCTTATGCGGATCGGAATATGGATCTTGGGGGGCACCGCACCCTGATTGAGGTCCGTACCCTGGCAAAGATGCTGGATGCGCTGGATATTCAGCGCAATGAGCTGGTGCTCGATGTGGGCTGCGGGTTGGGGTACTCCACCGCTGTTGCGGCGCAGATGGCCGAGATGGTGATTGGCGTCGAGGCAGATGAAACCATGTTTGCAGAGGCGCAGGCGCAACTGTCCGAGGCTGGCGCTGACAATGCGATTGTTCACCTCGGCCCGCTTGCGGAGGGCGCTGCTGAACATGGCCCCTATGACGTCATCATGGTGCAGGGCGGCGTCGAAGAGTTGCCTGCGACGCTGCTGGAGCAACTCAAGGATGGGGGGCGTATTGCCGTCATTTTCATGAGCGGCGCGCTGGGCGAGGTAAAAGTTGGCTATAAGCAGGGAGGCCAGATCTCCTGGCGCTTTGAATTTAATGCGGGCGCCGAAATCATGCCTGGATTTGATCGGGCTGCTGCCTTTTCTCTGTGA
- a CDS encoding PhnA domain-containing protein codes for MSCELCSAEGATRFFAVVGGPEEAGVQICDTCQTQIEGELEPDHWRCLASSMWSQEPAVQVLATRLLARLATYDWARDLADQLWLDDETRAWADNEASGGGHVDSNGAALAAGDNVVLIKDLPVKGAGFTAKRGTAVRGISLVQDNPEHIEGRVEGQRIVILTKFVKKK; via the coding sequence ATGTCTTGTGAATTGTGTTCTGCCGAGGGTGCGACCCGGTTTTTTGCTGTTGTCGGTGGCCCTGAAGAGGCTGGAGTGCAGATCTGCGACACCTGTCAGACGCAGATTGAGGGCGAGCTGGAGCCAGATCACTGGCGCTGCTTGGCCTCGTCCATGTGGTCACAGGAACCCGCAGTACAGGTCCTGGCGACACGTCTCTTGGCGCGGCTTGCGACTTATGATTGGGCGCGGGATCTGGCCGATCAGCTGTGGCTGGATGATGAAACGCGGGCCTGGGCCGATAACGAGGCCAGCGGTGGTGGCCATGTTGACAGCAACGGCGCGGCGCTTGCAGCAGGTGACAATGTCGTCCTGATCAAGGATCTGCCGGTCAAAGGTGCGGGCTTTACCGCCAAGCGGGGCACTGCGGTGCGTGGCATTTCGCTGGTGCAGGATAACCCCGAGCATATCGAGGGCCGTGTCGAAGGCCAGCGGATCGTTATTTTGACCAAGTTTGTGAAAAAGAAATAG
- a CDS encoding TraR/DksA family transcriptional regulator codes for MDFTERKQALEARRVALAGHLREVEHTLDAPMPKDWEDRSSERQGDEVLETLGLNEMEELRQIDAALARLVEGSYGYCQICGDAIAEKRLDLIPATPFCSGCAS; via the coding sequence ATGGACTTTACAGAACGCAAGCAAGCACTTGAAGCGCGCAGGGTGGCTCTGGCCGGGCATTTGCGTGAGGTCGAACACACTCTGGACGCACCGATGCCAAAAGACTGGGAGGATCGCTCGTCTGAGCGCCAGGGGGATGAGGTGCTGGAAACGCTGGGTCTCAACGAGATGGAAGAGCTGCGCCAGATTGATGCAGCACTGGCGCGTTTGGTCGAAGGCTCTTACGGCTACTGTCAGATTTGCGGCGATGCCATCGCGGAAAAGCGCCTGGATCTGATACCTGCGACACCGTTTTGCAGCGGCTGCGCCTCCTGA
- the lepA gene encoding translation elongation factor 4, whose protein sequence is MTDLAKIRNFSIVAHIDHGKSTLADRLIQETGTVEVRDMKAQLLDSMDIERERGITIKANTVRIEYKADDGETYVLNLIDTPGHVDFAYEVSRSMRAVEGSLLVVDSTQGVEAQTLANVYHAMEADHEIVPVLNKIDLPASDCDRVAEQIEDVIGIEATGAIRVSAKTGEGIHETLEAIVNELPAPTGTRDAPLKAMLVDSWYDAYLGVIVLVRIMDGVLKKGERIKMLSNGTTHHVDRIGVFRPAMEVIDELGPGEIGFLTASIKQVRDTRVGDTITHEKKGTDAALPGFKPAQPVVFCGLFPVDSSEFEDLRDAIDKLALNDASFSFEMETSAALGFGFRCGFLGLLHLEVIRDRVEREYDIELITTAPSVVYHIYMRDGTMVELHNPADMPDLTHVDHLEEPRIKATILVPDEYLGDVLKLCQDRRGIQLDLTYAGSRAMAVYDLPLNEVVFDFYDRLKSVTKGYASFDYQLTGYQTDNLVKMSVLVNDEPVDALSMMVHRDRAEARGRAMVEKLKDLIPRHMFKIPIQAAIGGKVIARETLSAMRKDVTAKCYGGDATRKKKLLEKQKKGKKKMRQFGKVDIPQEAFISALKMDS, encoded by the coding sequence ATGACTGATCTCGCCAAAATCCGCAATTTCTCCATCGTCGCCCATATCGACCATGGCAAATCCACCCTCGCTGACCGGCTCATCCAAGAGACGGGCACGGTGGAGGTGCGTGATATGAAGGCGCAGCTCTTGGACTCGATGGATATCGAGCGCGAGCGCGGCATCACCATCAAGGCCAATACGGTGCGTATTGAGTACAAGGCGGATGACGGCGAGACCTATGTGCTCAACCTCATCGACACGCCGGGTCACGTCGATTTTGCCTATGAGGTCTCCCGCTCGATGCGCGCGGTTGAGGGCTCGCTTTTGGTGGTCGACAGCACCCAGGGCGTTGAGGCGCAGACATTGGCCAATGTCTATCACGCCATGGAGGCCGACCACGAGATCGTGCCGGTGCTGAACAAGATCGACCTGCCGGCCTCGGACTGTGACCGTGTGGCAGAGCAGATTGAAGATGTCATCGGCATCGAGGCCACCGGCGCCATTCGGGTTTCGGCCAAAACAGGCGAAGGCATCCATGAAACGCTGGAAGCCATCGTCAACGAACTGCCCGCGCCAACCGGCACCCGCGATGCGCCGTTGAAGGCAATGCTGGTGGACAGCTGGTATGACGCCTATCTCGGGGTGATCGTTCTGGTGCGGATCATGGACGGGGTGCTGAAAAAGGGGGAGCGGATCAAGATGCTCTCCAATGGCACGACCCACCATGTGGACCGCATTGGGGTGTTCCGGCCTGCGATGGAAGTGATTGACGAGCTGGGGCCGGGCGAGATTGGCTTTCTTACGGCGTCAATCAAACAGGTGCGCGACACCCGTGTGGGCGATACCATCACCCATGAGAAAAAGGGCACCGACGCGGCATTGCCGGGCTTTAAGCCTGCGCAGCCGGTGGTGTTCTGTGGCTTGTTCCCGGTGGATAGTTCCGAATTTGAAGATCTGCGCGATGCCATCGACAAGCTGGCACTGAACGATGCCTCCTTCAGCTTTGAGATGGAAACCTCGGCGGCGCTGGGCTTTGGCTTCCGCTGTGGCTTCCTGGGCCTTTTGCACCTCGAGGTGATCCGCGACCGGGTGGAGCGCGAGTATGATATCGAGCTGATCACCACGGCGCCCTCGGTGGTCTATCATATCTATATGCGTGATGGGACGATGGTCGAGCTGCACAATCCGGCAGATATGCCGGACCTGACCCATGTGGATCACCTGGAAGAGCCGCGCATCAAGGCGACCATTCTGGTGCCGGACGAGTATCTGGGCGATGTGCTGAAGCTGTGTCAGGACCGGCGTGGCATCCAGCTGGATCTGACCTATGCCGGCAGCCGCGCCATGGCCGTCTATGACCTGCCGCTCAACGAGGTGGTGTTTGATTTCTACGACAGGCTCAAGTCGGTGACCAAGGGCTATGCCTCCTTTGACTATCAGCTGACGGGCTACCAAACCGACAATCTGGTCAAGATGTCGGTGCTGGTGAACGACGAGCCAGTGGATGCGCTGTCGATGATGGTGCACCGCGACCGGGCCGAAGCCCGTGGCCGCGCCATGGTTGAAAAGCTGAAAGACCTGATCCCGCGCCACATGTTCAAGATTCCAATCCAGGCGGCCATTGGTGGCAAGGTGATCGCCCGCGAGACCCTGTCGGCGATGCGCAAGGATGTGACAGCCAAATGTTATGGCGGCGACGCAACCCGGAAGAAGAAACTGCTGGAGAAGCAGAAGAAGGGTAAGAAAAAAATGCGTCAGTTCGGCAAGGTCGACATCCCGCAGGAAGCGTTTATTTCAGCGCTCAAAATGGACAGCTGA
- a CDS encoding LysR family transcriptional regulator, producing the protein MLIKGVTLRGLEVFETLAKTGSVAQTAEVTGLSQPAVSQQLRNLEKALGTDLVDHGRRPMVPTAAGRNFLARTHAVLSELRLAQSELSMMDLSHLPALSIGLIDDFDNDLTPRLVTALAESLTECRFKMITASSHDILRTIEAGEIHLAVTATTDAPQEGLIEFPLVRDPFILVAPKGFIHDPQAPMGQLEQLPFLRYAADQLISQQIEAQISQQQIAFENRFEIGSHLALMAMVARHIGWAVTTPLGYMRAARFHDEIDAFPLPFGRAARRISLFASKDWADQLPRTVAQTIQGLIKRKMVDPAITKLPWLAQDFHLLDELN; encoded by the coding sequence ATGTTGATCAAGGGGGTCACTCTCAGGGGGCTGGAGGTTTTTGAAACTCTGGCAAAGACCGGATCCGTTGCACAGACCGCCGAAGTGACGGGGCTGAGCCAACCCGCCGTCAGCCAACAATTGCGAAACCTTGAAAAGGCGCTGGGAACGGATCTGGTCGATCACGGCCGCCGCCCCATGGTGCCAACCGCCGCCGGGCGCAATTTCCTGGCCCGCACCCATGCGGTTCTGTCAGAGCTGCGCCTGGCGCAGAGCGAGCTGTCGATGATGGATCTGAGCCACCTGCCCGCGCTCTCCATCGGGTTGATTGACGACTTTGACAACGACCTGACCCCGCGCCTGGTGACCGCCCTCGCCGAAAGCCTCACTGAGTGCCGCTTCAAGATGATTACCGCCTCCAGCCATGACATCCTGCGCACCATCGAAGCGGGTGAAATCCACCTTGCTGTTACCGCCACAACGGACGCGCCACAGGAAGGGCTGATCGAATTTCCGCTGGTCCGCGATCCCTTTATTCTTGTTGCGCCCAAAGGCTTTATTCACGATCCACAGGCGCCAATGGGCCAGCTCGAACAGCTGCCCTTTCTGCGCTATGCTGCCGACCAGCTGATCTCGCAACAAATCGAAGCGCAGATCAGTCAGCAGCAAATCGCGTTTGAAAACCGGTTTGAAATTGGCTCCCACCTGGCGCTGATGGCCATGGTCGCACGCCATATTGGCTGGGCCGTGACAACCCCGCTTGGCTATATGCGGGCGGCGCGGTTTCATGATGAAATCGACGCCTTTCCGCTGCCTTTTGGCCGGGCCGCACGGCGGATTTCGCTCTTTGCCAGCAAGGACTGGGCTGATCAGTTGCCCCGTACCGTTGCCCAAACCATCCAGGGGTTGATCAAACGTAAAATGGTTGATCCAGCCATCACCAAACTGCCCTGGCTGGCACAGGATTTCCACCTGCTTGACGAATTGAACTGA
- a CDS encoding copper chaperone PCu(A)C: MSLRSVLFAAVAAVSVAGAATAEGAKIMVQDQYARVSAKMSSSGAAFMEIMNMSTEDDQLIDARSDIAKRVELHTHMESGDGVMKMMHVEEGFVIPAEGSHMLQRGGDHVMFMGLNRALEHGDMVPVTLVFKNAGEISIEIPVDLERKPGQGGHMKHSN, encoded by the coding sequence ATGTCCCTGAGATCCGTATTGTTTGCGGCGGTTGCCGCTGTGTCGGTTGCTGGTGCCGCGACTGCTGAAGGCGCCAAGATCATGGTGCAGGACCAATATGCCCGCGTGTCGGCAAAAATGTCCTCGAGTGGGGCGGCCTTCATGGAGATCATGAATATGAGCACCGAGGACGATCAACTGATCGACGCGCGCTCTGACATTGCCAAGCGTGTTGAACTGCACACCCATATGGAAAGCGGCGATGGTGTGATGAAGATGATGCATGTGGAGGAGGGGTTTGTGATCCCCGCCGAGGGCAGCCACATGTTGCAGCGCGGTGGGGATCACGTGATGTTCATGGGTCTGAACCGGGCGCTGGAACATGGCGATATGGTGCCTGTCACCCTGGTGTTCAAAAATGCCGGTGAGATCAGCATCGAAATCCCGGTTGACCTGGAACGTAAGCCGGGCCAAGGCGGCCATATGAAGCACTCTAACTAA